The sequence below is a genomic window from Papaver somniferum cultivar HN1 unplaced genomic scaffold, ASM357369v1 unplaced-scaffold_13037, whole genome shotgun sequence.
GTTTTcagtaaaacctgcattgtctttaaatcattatagtgattacttgaaagttagttgttatttctacggggtaccccttctagggatgatgtgctcacccatttccactttcagtttcagagacagatcaagttttgcacgtggcgatgaaagctttgaggagttggtttcgttagttggttagcttccgctatgtttattttgtgtttagattctatttgtaaatcaactaACTATTAAATATGTAacacttgagaggagttcttgtatttatttcagagagggtttagattcagGTTAATTTTTGTTTAGAATTTCTTTCTTAATGTTCAAATAGAtgttttagattgttagtgtctcattttatagttaatctcttggattagtcagctgctagcttagggggcgctacagtaaAAATGGGAAAATACTTGAGAAGATACAGCTACCCTAACTATTGGGTATATCCTTCTGTTGGTCTCTCAGGAGGTATTGCCCTTTTATGGAAGAGTGGTTTCGCTTTATAAATTGTTCAAAATACAGATAAAATAATTAATACAATCATATCTTTTGACCCATCTAAACCAGAGTTCTTATGCACTTTCCTTTATGGTTCTACATACTATGAAGAAAAGATGCAGCAATGGAACTACATCAAAGAAATAGGAACTAGAGCTAGTATCCCTTGGATCACAATGGCTGATCATGAAAGGTCTAGCTTCACTAGTCCTACAACTACCACAATACCtgaaatcaaaaatattattgaTAGTTCGGATTTATCTGACCTGGGTTTTATTGACTGTCGATATACCTGGTCTAATAAACAATCTCCTCCTAATTTGATTAAAGCTAGACTTGACAGGGGTCTGGTTAATGGTCATTGGCTGAGTCATTATGGTAACTCAATAGTTATCCATATTGACTCTATAGGCTCTGATCATTTATCAATTCTCTTGATTACAAATCCTAATTCTAACCAAGGGAAAAGGCCATATAGATATTATAAGTGTTGGTTTCGAGACCCAGCTTCTCATGAGGTTATTAAAAACGCCTATGACATAGAAGTTAGGGGATCACCTGCATATTAGTTCACTAATAAATTGAgaaatgtcaagtttggtttgaAAAATACAACGTTGATCAATTTGACAATATTGATAataaagtgagagatattgaaaCTGAACTTCATACTCTCAACTGTCAACCTTTGAACCATCAAATTGCTGAATCTATTAAGAATGTTGAACACTCTCTTGAACATTGGCAAAAAATTCAAGAGGACTTCTGTGCCCAAAAGTCTAGAAAAGATTATATTAAGGGCCATGATAGAAATACCAACTATTATCATACTTATGATAATAGAAGGAAACATTCCAATCATATTTCATCTCTTAAACTTAGTAATGGGCAATGGTCTAGTGACAGGAATAACCTTGAAGACCTCTTGATCTCTCATTTCAGTGGTATTAGTACTTCTACCAATCCACTGCCTAACAGAGATCTCTTAAACTGTATTGACCCTTGCATTAGTGATCTGGACAATGATCTTTTGATGAGTCCTATCACTATTTAGGAGGTGAGAAACACTATCAATCAAATGAATTCATGGAGTTCCCCAGGGCCTGATGGTTTTCCACCAGTCTTCTATAAGCAAAACATGGATCTCTTGATAAATGATGTGTGGCTCATGGTTAGGAATTTCTTTGAGACTAATCATATCCTCAAGGAAATGAACCATACCTTCTTAAGTCTAATACCTAAGATAAATAATCCCTCTACCCCTGCAGATTTTAGACCCATCTCTCTTTCTAACACAAGTTACAAAACTATACCTAAAATCATTGTGAATAGGATGAAACCATTGCTAGGAAAAATCATTTCACCATACCAGGCAGCATATGTGCCGAACAAACATATTCATGACACTGTGGTGATTGCCCATGAGATGGTTCATACCATGAAAAGGAAAAAGGGTGAAATGGGTATATGGGTCTAAAGCTGTCGATCGAGTTGAGTGGCCTTTCTTAATGTATATCCTTAAGAAATTTGGCTTTTCAAATGATTGGTGTGATATTATCTATCAGTGCGTTAGTACAACCAACATCTCAATTATGTTAAACGGTACTCCTTGTTCTTCATTTAAACCCCCTAGAGGTTTAAGGCAAGGAGACCCTTTGTCTCCTTACCTGTTCATCATTTGTATGGAGTCTTTTTCATACTATCTTATACATGCTGGATCTGTTGGGCTCATTCATGGGATTAAAATTACCAAAGATGCTCCTAGCATCTCTCATCTGTTCTTCGCAGATGATTGTCTCATATTTAGTAATGCATCCCATGAAGAAGCTGATTATTCAATGTCTCTTATCAGTGAATTTAGTGCTTGCTATGGTAAGGTCATTAACATTCAAAAATCTGGATGCTTCTTTAGTAAGAACTGCAATCCAGATTTTTTGTGTTTCTCTCATTCGCCAGCTTAATGTTAGGAAAATTGACCTAAGTGAAAAGTACTTGGGTATTCCCCTTTTCATTGGTAGATCAAAGAACGATGCTTTTAGTCATCTTGCTGATCATTTTGATAAAAGAGCTGCTAAATGGAAAGGAAAAAATATGACACAATCTGGCAGATCTATTATGGCTAACCATGTTTTAAAGTCTTCGCCTATTTATCATATgaatacttttctcctttccaatGAGGTTCTTTATAAAATGGAGAAGGCTCAAAGGAACTTTTGGTGGGGAAAAAATCAGTCAGGTGGTAATTATCCTATAGCTTGGGACAACATTTGTTGTCACAAACTTCAAGGAGGCCTAGGTTTTAAAAATCTAAGTTATTTTAATTTGGCTTTGTTAGCCAAAACTGCGTGGAATTTAATCCATAACTCTACTGATTTGTGGGTTGTTATCCTTAAGTGTAAGTATTTCAAATATGTGCATGCTCCCAATCACCCTAAACCCAAAGATTcgtcttggatttggaaatgtatTAGCAGAGGTTTGGATGTTATTAAGGATCAGTGTATTTGGGAAGTTAAGAAAGGTGACAATATTTTAGCTTCTAGCGATAATTGGATTGATAAACCTAGTAACCCTGTTTGCCTTGCTTACCCAAACCCCAACCTTAAAGTCTCTGACTTTATTATTGCTGACACTAAACAGTGGAACACTGATTTAATTCAATGTTTTTTCACTCAGGAAAACTATCAAAAAGTCAGTAATATTAGGATACCATTGACAGGGAATGATAGGTTAATCTGGCCTCACACCAAGTCAGGAGTTTTTTTCCGTGAAAACGGCTTATAGAGTCATTTCTAGCCAACATAGACCACAACTTAGTCCTCAACAAACTAAACTGTATAATGACCTATGGGATACACCTGTTCTTCCTAAAGTGCAGTTGTTTCTTTGGAAATGCATAAGAAATGTTCTCTATACTAAGTCCAGAGTGTTTAGATTTAATAGTGAACAAGATAACCTGTGCATTCTATGTGGTGATAACATGATTGAAACTGCTGAGCATTTGTTACTCAACTGTGCTTTTTCACAAGCTGTTTGGGCACTTATTCCTAATGGCAACCTTGTTCTGCAAGATGCAAATGTTGGTATGGATATTAACTCTTGGATTAGTAAGTGGATTTCGTCTTGTAAAGACAAGTCAATGATGTGCAAAATTCTTACTACTGCCTGGACCATTTGGAGAGCCAGGTGTTTTAAGACTTTTCAAGGAAAATCTTTAAATGCCACTGCAACAACTACTTTTGCATTGAAACTTGCTGAAGAAACGCTTCAAGCAGTTCCTAGTAATTCTATGTCTGTTATTACACAAGCCACTACTCTTCAAAATCCTGCTAATAACTTGCCATCTAATTGTATTATGATGTATTGTGATGCCTCCTATATTACTATATCTAATAAGATTGGAATTGGCATCTACTTTGTTGATGAAACAAGGAGCTATGGAGGCTGCAAAACAATCACAG
It includes:
- the LOC113332250 gene encoding uncharacterized protein LOC113332250 — translated: MIETAEHLLLNCAFSQAVWALIPNGNLVLQDANVGMDINSWISKWISSCKDKSMMCKILTTAWTIWRARCFKTFQGKSLNATATTTFALKLAEETLQAVPSNSMSVITQATTLQNPANNLPSNCIMMYCDASYITISNKIGIGIYFVDETRSYGGCKTITGIARYSEEAESLAILDAAEWGRSLNFEVICINSDAKNPVSYIKNENCQTSWFSNSILDDCKFVLENFNFYEVRHVSRNSEFLSFADTAAKHCRQHNSS